In Elaeis guineensis isolate ETL-2024a chromosome 1, EG11, whole genome shotgun sequence, a genomic segment contains:
- the LOC140859161 gene encoding uncharacterized protein encodes MPLPPACLSFSSASGAEDHTSSTAGDPTTPPPPPPPPLRTLHLSSSTASDSSSSSDGPGVTSSSADDSASLLTLPSIHSLAPSLLDHPPFSASFVCLSSFQTAGGAAAVAVSTPTLLLYFASAAEISVYDLASLCRLDSFPAAPAAGSVKSVAFSPDGRAFTAHQDGLIRAWRRSPRSGRHRLVASLPTAIDRLRRLPLPSNYITVRRHKKLLWIQHADAVSAVAAAGGLLYSVSWDKTLKVWRASDLRCIESVAAHDDAINAVAVAADGTVYTGSADRRIRVWVRSPGERRHGLVATLERHRSAVNALAVSGDGAVLYSGACDRSILVWEREDSANHMVVAGALRGHQKAILCLACVGDLVFSGSSDRTVRIWRRGGEGRGYNCLGVLQGHVSGVRSLVAVRVPAAAAAAAAAAEGVGEEEYRVCSGSLDGEVRVWRVRVWNHQEVEAKQALL; translated from the coding sequence ATGCCGCTTCCCCCCGCCTgcctctctttctcctctgccTCCGGAGCGGAGGACCACACCTCCTCCACCGCCGGTGACCCGAccactcctcctcctcctcccccaccGCCACTGCGGACCCTCCACCTCTCCTCCTCCACTGCCTCCGACTCCAGCTCCTCCTCCGACGGCCCCGGCGTCACCAGCTCCTCGGCCGACGACTCCGCCTCCCTCCTAACCCTGCCCTCCATACACTCCCTCGCCCCCTCCCTCCTCGACCACCCTCCCTTCTCCGCCTCCTtcgtctgcctctcctccttccAGACCGCCGGTGGCGCCGCCGCCGTCGCCGTCTCCACCCCAACCCTCCTCCTCTACTTCGCCTCTGCCGCCGAGATCTCCGTCTACGACCTCGCCTCCCTCTGCCGCCTCGACTCCTTCCCGGCCGCCCCTGCCGCCGGCTCCGTCAAGTCCGTCGCCTTCTCCCCCGACGGCCGCGCCTTCACCGCCCACCAAGACGGCCTGATCCGCGCCTGGAGGCGCTCCCCCCGCTCCGGCCGCCATCGTCTCGTGGCCTCCCTCCCCACCGCCATCGACCGCCTCCGCCGCCTCCCCCTCCCCTCCAACTACATCACCGTCCGCCGCCACAAGAAACTGCTCTGGATCCAGCATGCCGATGCCGTCTCCGCCGTCGCCGCCGCCGGCGGCCTCCTCTACTCCGTCTCCTGGGACAAAACTCTCAAGGTCTGGCGCGCCTCCGACCTCCGTTGCATCGAGTCCGTGGCGGCGCATGACGACGCCATCAACGCCGTCGCCGTCGCCGCCGACGGCACCGTCTACACCGGCTCGGCCGATCGGAGGATCCGGGTTTGGGTGCGGTCGCCGGGGGAGCGGCGGCACGGGCTGGTGGCGACGCTGGAGAGGCACCGATCGGCGGTGAACGCGCTCGCCGTGAGCGGCGATGGCGCGGTGCTCTACTCGGGGGCCTGCGACCGTTCGATCTTGGTGTGGGAGAGGGAAGATAGCGCGAATCATATGGTGGTCGCCGGGGCGCTCCGCGGACACCAGAAGGCGATCCTGTGCCTCGCGTGCGTGGGGGATTTGGTGTTCAGTGGGTCCAGCGATCGGACGGTGAGGATTtggaggaggggaggggaggggagggggtatAACTGTCTTGGGGTTTTGCAGGGTCACGTGAGCGGGGTGAGGTCGCTGGTGGCGGTCCGGGtgccggcggcggcggcggcggcggcggcggcggcggagggaGTGGGGGAGGAGGAGTACCGCGTTTGTAGTGGGAGTTTGGATGGGGAGGTGAGGGTTTGGCGGGTTCGGGTTTGGAATCACCAAGAAGTGGAAGCAAAACAAGCTTTGTTGTAG